The Methanocella arvoryzae MRE50 genome includes a region encoding these proteins:
- a CDS encoding PAS domain-containing sensor histidine kinase — MHDDLSLYQEIYRQSHDGIVIHTGEQIVYTNSSYARIMGADSPACLIGRSIYDFIPAYSRELARQRFKLILEKGINIPLIEDNMIGLDGNPVSLQISACRVGDNSEPLVQVIVRDVTDIKRMEKSLKASIAELDRAQKIARMGSWEWDLRQRRLYWSDETYRILGMEPSEKTPSTEALLKHVHPEDRNRVRKFLSTAKARMTDGKIDFRIVTPDGNLKHIYLEGDVEFDKLGNPIRAFGVFHDITERKMIEAELQNARAQAELYLDLMGHDINNMNQIAMGYLELAIDIVKAGGSITEENLFLIEKPMVTLQSSSRLISNVRKVRNEQAGAYKSQIIDVGKLLREVKAEFSGITGRYVEINIAIRHSPKVRANELLKDVFVNLVGNAIKHSDPGKALTINISAGVALSNGKPYCKVAIEDNGPGIPDDYKRQLFDLQSLDKARTNGKGLGLCLTDMLVRDFGGYLRVENRMTEDYRQGSRFIVILPVAETD, encoded by the coding sequence ATGCACGATGATTTGAGCCTATATCAAGAGATATACCGGCAATCTCACGACGGGATCGTCATACATACGGGAGAACAGATTGTCTATACAAACAGCTCATATGCGAGAATTATGGGAGCCGACAGCCCGGCCTGTTTAATCGGCAGGAGCATCTACGATTTTATTCCGGCATACTCCCGTGAACTGGCCAGGCAGCGTTTCAAGCTCATACTGGAAAAGGGCATTAACATCCCCCTGATCGAAGATAATATGATCGGGCTTGACGGCAATCCGGTTAGTCTTCAGATCTCAGCATGTCGAGTAGGTGACAATAGCGAGCCTCTGGTGCAGGTTATTGTCCGGGATGTCACGGATATAAAACGGATGGAGAAGAGCCTTAAGGCCAGTATAGCGGAGCTCGACCGGGCGCAGAAGATCGCCCGCATGGGTAGCTGGGAGTGGGATCTGCGCCAGCGGAGACTCTACTGGTCCGATGAGACTTACAGAATTCTTGGCATGGAGCCTTCGGAAAAAACTCCATCCACCGAAGCGTTGTTGAAGCACGTTCATCCCGAAGACCGTAACAGGGTCCGAAAATTCCTATCGACGGCGAAAGCCCGGATGACTGACGGAAAGATCGATTTCAGGATCGTAACCCCGGATGGTAATCTTAAGCACATTTACCTCGAAGGAGACGTCGAATTCGACAAGCTGGGAAACCCCATCAGGGCGTTCGGAGTCTTCCACGACATCACCGAGAGAAAAATGATCGAGGCAGAGCTGCAAAATGCCAGAGCTCAGGCAGAACTGTACCTTGATCTGATGGGCCACGACATCAACAACATGAACCAGATAGCGATGGGTTACCTGGAACTGGCGATCGACATAGTAAAAGCAGGAGGCTCGATTACGGAGGAGAACCTGTTCTTAATCGAGAAGCCGATGGTAACACTCCAGAGCAGTTCCCGCCTGATAAGCAACGTCAGAAAAGTCAGAAACGAACAGGCGGGCGCTTATAAGTCGCAGATCATAGACGTAGGTAAACTGCTCAGGGAAGTAAAAGCTGAGTTTTCGGGCATTACCGGCCGCTATGTGGAGATAAACATAGCGATCAGGCATTCTCCGAAAGTCAGGGCAAACGAACTCCTGAAGGACGTTTTCGTGAACCTGGTGGGAAACGCCATCAAGCACTCCGACCCCGGAAAAGCCCTGACCATCAACATCTCCGCCGGAGTAGCCCTGAGTAACGGTAAACCGTACTGCAAGGTCGCCATAGAGGATAATGGTCCCGGCATACCCGACGATTATAAAAGGCAGCTCTTTGATCTCCAGTCGCTCGATAAGGCGAGAACCAACGGCAAAGGCCTCGGGCTCTGCCTTACAGACATGCTTGTCCGGGACTTCGGCGGCTACCTCAGAGTGGAAAATCGGATGACGGAGGATTACAGGCAGGGCAGCCGGTTTATCGTCATACTGCCGGTGGCTGAAACAGATTAA
- a CDS encoding diphthine--ammonia ligase, translated as MKVAALFSGGKDSSYAVFIARHYGWEVSRLVTVFSQSPESYMYHVPAVELTRLAAESIGIPLVEVVTPPEPEAELIPLRDTISKLGVDGIVSGALESEYQRRRLDQICQDAGVKSFAPLWHKNPRELLGDMVDQGFEIMIVGCMAEGLDEKWLGRVLDKAALAELDRLHAKYGIHVAGEGGEYESMVIGGPHMQRRICVDYEKEWRVHSGKIIVKEAWLE; from the coding sequence ATGAAAGTGGCCGCCCTCTTCTCCGGTGGCAAGGACTCCAGCTATGCGGTCTTTATCGCCCGGCACTACGGCTGGGAGGTGTCCCGCCTCGTCACCGTATTCTCGCAATCCCCGGAGTCGTACATGTACCATGTGCCCGCAGTAGAGCTCACGAGGCTGGCCGCCGAGTCGATCGGCATTCCCCTGGTCGAAGTAGTCACTCCGCCGGAACCGGAGGCAGAGCTGATCCCGCTGCGAGACACGATATCCAAACTGGGCGTCGACGGCATTGTATCTGGCGCGCTCGAGTCAGAATATCAGCGCAGACGACTGGATCAGATATGCCAGGATGCCGGCGTCAAGTCTTTCGCGCCTCTGTGGCACAAGAACCCGCGAGAACTGCTGGGTGACATGGTCGATCAGGGCTTCGAGATCATGATCGTAGGCTGCATGGCCGAAGGCCTGGACGAGAAGTGGCTCGGCCGGGTGCTGGATAAGGCGGCGCTGGCTGAACTGGACCGGCTACACGCAAAGTATGGCATACACGTCGCTGGCGAGGGTGGCGAATACGAGTCCATGGTGATCGGCGGGCCCCACATGCAGCGGCGCATCTGCGTGGACTACGAGAAAGAATGGCGGGTGCACTCGGGGAAGATCATTGTGAAGGAGGCGTGGCTGGAATAG
- a CDS encoding amidohydrolase: MIIRNATYFDGGKIAKGDLHHGPSDEEFDATGKFVIPAFSNWHTHLSMTLMRGAGEGEKLQDWLNNTIFPMERRLTPDLVYKGAMLGLAEMIRTGTSHFIDMYYFAESVAKAVEASGIRGTLGTPITEFGTAYYDDAGHALRLAERQLKNAVPGGRVDYCVAPHSIYLCSKETLLKAKDLARKYGVKLTTHISETRKECVDCHKETGLWPVEYLDSIGLLDENTVMSHAAWLTKMEVRILGDRHSTVVHCPTSNMKLASGGVMPVHELLDAGVKIALGTDGAASNNSLNMMQEMKFASLLQKAHRWDATAAPAPVVFKMATQDSKDLAFIDLNDVRMLPHHDLIANLVYSGGAVTDLLVDDRLVMKDGVITTFDEAKIKKEFLEAATELLK; encoded by the coding sequence ATGATTATCAGAAACGCCACTTACTTTGACGGCGGTAAGATCGCGAAGGGCGATCTGCACCACGGCCCGTCTGACGAGGAGTTCGACGCCACGGGAAAATTCGTCATCCCCGCCTTTAGCAACTGGCATACCCACCTATCCATGACGCTCATGCGAGGCGCCGGAGAAGGCGAAAAGCTGCAGGACTGGCTGAACAACACGATCTTTCCCATGGAGCGGCGCCTGACCCCGGATCTGGTCTATAAAGGGGCGATGCTGGGCCTGGCGGAAATGATCCGTACTGGTACGTCGCACTTCATCGACATGTACTACTTCGCGGAAAGCGTGGCGAAAGCCGTCGAGGCATCCGGCATCCGGGGCACCCTCGGCACTCCGATCACAGAGTTCGGCACCGCCTATTATGACGACGCAGGGCACGCGCTGCGGCTGGCAGAGCGCCAGCTGAAAAACGCAGTACCCGGGGGCAGAGTAGACTATTGCGTGGCCCCTCATTCAATCTACCTGTGCTCGAAGGAGACGCTGCTGAAGGCTAAAGACCTCGCCCGCAAGTACGGCGTAAAGCTGACCACCCACATCTCCGAAACCCGCAAGGAGTGCGTGGATTGCCATAAGGAAACAGGCCTCTGGCCTGTGGAATATCTCGACAGCATCGGCCTCTTAGACGAAAACACCGTCATGTCCCATGCCGCCTGGCTGACCAAAATGGAGGTCAGGATTCTTGGGGATAGGCACAGTACAGTGGTTCACTGCCCGACCTCTAACATGAAGCTCGCCTCCGGCGGAGTCATGCCAGTGCATGAGCTGCTGGACGCAGGAGTAAAAATCGCGCTGGGCACCGACGGCGCCGCCAGCAACAACTCGCTCAACATGATGCAGGAGATGAAGTTCGCGAGCCTGCTGCAAAAGGCGCACCGGTGGGACGCCACTGCTGCCCCCGCACCTGTGGTTTTCAAGATGGCCACTCAGGATAGCAAAGACCTGGCCTTTATTGACCTGAACGACGTACGGATGCTGCCTCACCACGATCTGATCGCCAACCTTGTCTACTCGGGCGGAGCAGTGACTGACCTGCTCGTCGACGACCGGCTGGTCATGAAGGACGGCGTCATCACTACATTTGACGAGGCCAAGATCAAGAAAGAGTTCCTGGAGGCCGCGACGGAGCTGTTGAAATGA
- a CDS encoding MFS transporter has product METKKEGLLNMDKNQKLALLVVFIAIFTDMLIYCMIVPILPEYASGLGASQQMIGLLFASYAITFLLAAPVVGVLSDRVGRKLPMLVGLLGLFGSTLLFAFSSDLTMLFVARALQGVSAGATWTAGLALLSDLFPPKMRQQAIGIGISGSFAGTLLGPLFGGALYEYGGYALPFLAAAGLVLIDGIARLLLLKDPPRLPAEQQVSLKSMLKNRTILLMAGVIVLVSAATALLEPVLPLYLSDVLKVSPTMIGLLFAVTVVASLIASPLSYKVAERFGRKRVIIAGLICSALILPTLALSGSFILEVVLMAALGGVLAIGLASVPLEMTDVIDRLGQGGYGAVYAIYNLALSFGMMAGPIAGGLLAGSFGITAGLGIGGAFMIGYAMLLLIVMRGSGKASEEGTVVSVSTQ; this is encoded by the coding sequence ATGGAGACGAAAAAAGAAGGACTGTTGAACATGGACAAAAACCAGAAGCTCGCGCTTCTGGTCGTATTTATCGCCATCTTTACCGACATGCTCATCTACTGCATGATCGTGCCGATACTGCCTGAATATGCTTCCGGACTGGGCGCCTCTCAGCAAATGATCGGCCTGCTGTTCGCAAGCTACGCCATCACTTTCCTGCTCGCCGCGCCTGTGGTCGGCGTCCTGTCCGACCGGGTCGGCAGAAAGCTCCCGATGCTCGTCGGCTTACTGGGCCTGTTCGGCTCCACGCTGCTCTTCGCATTTTCCAGCGATCTCACCATGCTGTTCGTCGCCCGGGCGCTGCAGGGCGTCTCCGCAGGCGCAACCTGGACAGCCGGTCTGGCGCTGCTATCGGACCTGTTCCCTCCAAAGATGCGCCAGCAGGCTATCGGCATAGGCATCAGCGGCAGCTTTGCAGGCACCTTGCTCGGCCCGCTGTTCGGGGGAGCCCTCTACGAATACGGTGGCTATGCACTGCCTTTCCTCGCAGCCGCCGGCCTGGTGCTGATAGACGGCATCGCCCGACTACTGCTGCTCAAGGATCCGCCCAGGCTGCCAGCAGAGCAGCAGGTATCGCTGAAGTCCATGCTGAAAAATCGCACCATCCTGCTCATGGCCGGAGTCATCGTGCTTGTCTCCGCTGCAACTGCCCTGCTCGAGCCGGTCCTGCCACTGTACCTCTCAGATGTCCTGAAGGTATCCCCGACGATGATCGGCCTGCTGTTCGCAGTAACCGTGGTCGCCAGCCTGATCGCGTCTCCGCTGTCATATAAGGTCGCAGAGCGCTTCGGCCGCAAGAGAGTGATTATCGCCGGCCTCATCTGCTCCGCCCTCATCCTGCCGACGCTGGCCCTCAGCGGGTCCTTCATCCTCGAAGTGGTACTAATGGCAGCGCTGGGTGGAGTCCTCGCCATAGGGCTCGCCTCGGTGCCGCTGGAGATGACCGACGTCATCGACCGCCTCGGGCAGGGCGGATACGGGGCCGTATACGCGATATATAACCTGGCCCTGTCCTTCGGCATGATGGCCGGACCGATAGCCGGCGGCCTGCTTGCGGGTTCCTTCGGGATCACAGCGGGTCTCGGGATCGGCGGCGCATTCATGATCGGATACGCAATGCTTCTGCTGATCGTAATGAGGGGTTCCGGGAAGGCCTCAGAAGAAGGTACGGTTGTCTCTGTATCCACACAGTAA
- a CDS encoding TetR family transcriptional regulator, whose protein sequence is MRRTKEEAEVTRDKLLSAALKVFSKKGYATTTLDDIAREAGVTRGAIYWHFKGGKADVFNAIVDTGFARIGDLVEKLMAEGGTPLELLERMMVRLMQFCEEDDDYRALQEITIFKMSEDPELSLKLEDKKHAQEESVLYIADLIKQAREAGEVRPDVDPMTAAITAYGMLNGIVLLWMIERSVTDTPQFSLKDQAASFVKLYLQGITTPAGCRSKV, encoded by the coding sequence ATGCGACGCACCAAAGAGGAAGCCGAAGTCACCCGGGATAAGCTGTTGAGCGCCGCCCTGAAAGTCTTCAGTAAAAAGGGCTACGCTACGACGACGCTGGACGACATAGCCAGAGAGGCCGGTGTTACCCGGGGCGCTATCTACTGGCACTTCAAGGGCGGAAAAGCTGACGTTTTCAACGCTATTGTGGATACCGGCTTCGCCCGCATCGGCGACCTTGTGGAAAAACTGATGGCCGAAGGCGGCACACCGCTCGAGCTGCTGGAGCGAATGATGGTCCGCCTGATGCAGTTCTGCGAAGAGGACGATGACTACCGGGCGTTGCAGGAGATCACTATTTTTAAGATGTCGGAAGACCCGGAACTCTCGTTAAAGCTGGAGGATAAAAAGCACGCGCAGGAAGAATCTGTGCTGTATATCGCCGATCTGATCAAACAGGCCAGAGAGGCCGGAGAAGTGCGCCCGGATGTAGACCCGATGACCGCCGCCATCACGGCTTATGGCATGCTTAACGGCATCGTGCTGCTCTGGATGATCGAGCGCTCGGTGACCGACACTCCACAGTTCTCGCTGAAAGATCAGGCAGCGTCGTTCGTGAAGCTTTATTTGCAGGGGATTACTACTCCTGCCGGCTGCAGGAGCAAGGTATAA
- a CDS encoding ACT domain-containing protein: MKLSLLVLNPVFAICTLERDAPLPEWALSSDFFSITRTYDELSIVCLQESIPQDVKINKGWRCLKVQGPLGFDIVGILASLSLPLASEGVSIFVLSSYDTDYIMVKNYDLDKAIEVLRKDGHTVEQQPAQ; this comes from the coding sequence ATGAAGCTGTCACTCTTAGTATTGAACCCTGTGTTCGCGATCTGTACCCTGGAAAGGGATGCCCCGTTACCCGAATGGGCTCTGTCCAGCGACTTCTTCTCGATCACCAGGACCTACGATGAGCTATCCATCGTGTGCCTGCAGGAGAGCATACCGCAGGACGTCAAGATCAACAAAGGCTGGCGCTGCCTGAAAGTCCAGGGCCCGCTCGGCTTCGACATCGTCGGCATCCTGGCCTCGCTCTCCCTGCCCCTGGCCAGCGAAGGTGTGAGCATCTTCGTGCTCTCGTCTTACGACACCGACTACATCATGGTCAAAAACTACGACCTGGACAAGGCCATCGAAGTGCTCCGCAAGGATGGGCATACTGTAGAGCAGCAGCCTGCTCAATAA
- a CDS encoding transglutaminase-like domain-containing protein has product MNRLESHHLDNIGAYLRPTDVIDYDDHSVALLAGAVEGDTKQDTIRRAFEMVRDQYPHSCDAGSEEVACTASDVIRLGHGLCFAKSNLLAALLRYHHIPTGFCYERVRRDEGGFVLHGYNAVVIDGQWRKIDARGNNDRVRVYFTPARDMLAYPPDASAGEMEFPGVYPDPSPAVLRVLRAGPDVSSVIIKLPGDLPPYD; this is encoded by the coding sequence GTGAATCGGTTAGAGTCACACCACCTCGATAACATTGGAGCATATCTCCGGCCTACAGACGTCATCGACTATGACGACCACTCAGTAGCCCTGCTGGCCGGGGCAGTAGAGGGAGATACTAAACAGGATACTATCAGACGGGCTTTCGAGATGGTCCGGGACCAGTATCCCCACTCATGTGACGCGGGCTCCGAAGAAGTGGCATGTACCGCTTCAGATGTGATCCGGCTCGGGCACGGCCTCTGCTTTGCCAAGTCGAACCTGCTCGCAGCCCTGCTCCGGTACCACCACATACCTACGGGGTTCTGCTATGAGCGGGTCCGGCGAGATGAAGGGGGTTTCGTGCTCCACGGTTATAACGCCGTAGTCATAGACGGGCAGTGGAGAAAGATCGACGCGAGGGGCAACAACGACCGGGTAAGAGTCTACTTTACACCTGCCCGGGATATGCTGGCATATCCGCCCGATGCCAGCGCCGGGGAGATGGAGTTCCCCGGAGTCTATCCTGACCCTTCGCCGGCCGTGCTGAGGGTGCTGCGGGCAGGGCCTGACGTAAGCTCGGTAATTATCAAGCTGCCAGGCGATCTGCCGCCATACGATTAG
- a CDS encoding aminotransferase-like domain-containing protein, translated as MSIAFADRMSNVHKSFIREILKVTQDPSIISFAGGLPNPASFPVREISEAATAVLNESGESVLQYSTTEGYGPLREYVAERYARRGLKVDPDEVMITSGSQQGIDLAGKVFIDKGDKVLVERPTYLATLQAFGLYQPEFRSISLRDDGPDTAEMAEELATKKIKLFYAVPNFQNPTGITYSQRKREDVAALLNEHGTAFVEDDPYGEIRYMGDDMPPVKKYMENGVLLGSFSKIVSPGMRLGWLVAPKEVMENIVIAKQATDLHTNFFTQRVVYQYLITNDVDSHIMKIRAMYRKQRDTMVRAIEKHFPEEVRYTRPEGGMFLWATLPEGISSLELFDIAIKEKVAFVPGQAFFADGSGQNTLRLNYTNSGEEAIETGIARLGNAIHRLMEQKK; from the coding sequence ATGAGCATAGCCTTCGCTGACAGAATGTCTAACGTGCATAAGTCGTTCATCAGGGAGATCCTGAAAGTGACCCAGGACCCCTCGATCATCTCGTTTGCCGGCGGCCTGCCGAACCCGGCCTCTTTTCCCGTCAGGGAGATCTCTGAAGCGGCTACTGCCGTACTGAACGAGAGCGGCGAGAGCGTGCTCCAGTACAGCACCACTGAAGGATACGGGCCGCTGCGGGAGTACGTGGCAGAGCGGTATGCCCGCAGAGGACTCAAGGTCGATCCTGACGAGGTCATGATCACCAGCGGCTCCCAGCAGGGCATCGATCTTGCCGGCAAGGTGTTTATCGACAAGGGTGATAAAGTCCTGGTCGAGCGGCCGACCTACCTGGCCACACTGCAGGCGTTCGGCCTCTACCAGCCAGAGTTCCGATCAATCTCGCTGAGGGACGATGGCCCGGATACGGCGGAGATGGCGGAGGAGCTTGCCACAAAAAAGATCAAGCTATTCTACGCCGTGCCAAACTTCCAGAACCCGACTGGCATCACTTACTCCCAACGCAAAAGAGAAGATGTGGCGGCTCTGCTGAACGAGCACGGCACGGCTTTCGTCGAAGACGACCCCTACGGAGAGATTCGCTACATGGGCGATGATATGCCTCCGGTTAAAAAGTACATGGAGAACGGTGTTCTACTCGGCTCGTTCTCCAAGATCGTGTCCCCCGGCATGCGTCTCGGCTGGCTGGTGGCGCCGAAGGAAGTGATGGAAAATATCGTGATCGCCAAGCAGGCCACAGATCTGCACACCAACTTCTTCACCCAACGGGTGGTGTACCAGTACCTGATCACTAACGATGTGGATTCCCACATCATGAAGATCCGGGCGATGTACAGGAAACAGCGGGATACCATGGTGCGTGCCATCGAAAAGCACTTCCCCGAAGAGGTCCGGTATACCAGGCCGGAAGGCGGCATGTTCCTCTGGGCCACGCTGCCCGAAGGCATATCTTCCCTGGAGCTGTTCGACATCGCCATCAAGGAGAAGGTGGCGTTCGTGCCCGGCCAGGCGTTCTTCGCCGACGGCTCAGGCCAGAACACCCTGAGGCTGAACTACACGAACTCGGGCGAGGAAGCGATCGAAACCGGCATCGCCCGTCTCGGGAACGCCATTCACAGGCTAATGGAGCAGAAGAAGTGA